TGGGGGTGGGGGGTCGCGGTACTTCACACTTTGGACAACCTGTTACTTTAGATCCTAACCGCCACATCTTAGTCAAATTTGAAAGCTATATTCCATGATCCACAATTCTTATCCTTCTTTTATTGTAGCTGTAACCAAACAACACCACTgaattaaccaaaaaataaaaattccaacTACAGTTTTGGATATGTATGACTTTTCAACCAATGGTGACAAGGCAAATCAAGTTGTAATTTGATACTACAAAAGAGTAATATACTTATCAAATCACACTTATAAAATGGGCCAGTAGTGTTAGCCCATAGGCATTATTGCATCAGCATCGTTAGGTCCTTATGATTTACAAAATTATCGAATAACTATTACTTCAATCATTAATTTGTGCTAAGGATGTAGACTTCAACAATTCCATATCATATACAATCAGGTACATGTTTTAACCTTTAAATATAATTGGAAAGGTAACAGAGCATGCGGGTCCCTACTTAATTATACAACCAAATAATATGTTGAATGGATAATATAAGAGAAAGTTGTTAAACATCTCAATCCAATACAACGTAATTTAATGTCGATAACAATTACAAACAGCCAGCTAACAACCAATACAGGAACATTTGTGGCCAAGGaaacaacaaagaaacacACTGGAACAGGATGCACTTAGAATAAAGTAATAATTTGAGAGTCTAACCTTTGTACTGGAAGATGGAGCAGCAGGTCCCCCACCCAGAATTTGCTGACCCATCCCTTGCTTATGGATCTCCATATGTAATTCTGGTGCCTAGGAAGACATGAACAACAATTACCTATGTCGCACTTGTAATGTAGAATCAAACTAATATAAttacataaatattaaacCAACTCCAAAGTTAGCAAATTTTTCAGTCCTAAGCTGGACAGTAGGAAGGCCTAGCCTTTACAGAATAAGATTGCTTCTTATTACAAACAACAGCCACATGCCATGGTCCTATAAATGATAATGCCCTTCAACACTCGCCCTCTTACCTTCACCACAGTTAGGACTTCAATCCTTCCCGACCTATTATCCACCTCATATGGGATGAGGTAACTTGGGTCCACAGACCCAGGGCTGTTTGTGCTTTGTTTGGTTCTTTAAGCCTTTGTCCCCATGGTACCAAAAATCATGTTATAAAAGAAAACCTCTTGAGCCCACCAATACCTATACCCAACTATATAATAATGTATGGCAGCAATTTAGGATCTGTACCCTTCGATCTGAAGGTTGCCATAGCCCAGGCAATACCAGTTCTGAAATTGCTTCACCTTTTAACTTTATTACTTATGAACTTCCTCATCCCACTGTATTACATCCTAGGCCTCTGAACTTAAGTTAATTCCAACATTCCAATCAACCACATTAAAAACACTCAGTTCTAGTCAATAGCTAAGATTCCCAAGAGAACTCTTGCGTCGAATCTgccaaaaaattcataatacaATACCATATCACTAACAGAATAGATTTCCAAGGGAAATAACATTAGAAATACCTTAGATGTGACTTCTAAGGACTTCTGATAAAGCTCGTTACCAGGatcctacaaaatcaaaccCACTGTTAATCCTCTCTTCAATTCTAGGATATTCAAATACAACAAATATTGAGAATTCAGATAGGCAATAAATAACCTCATCCGCAGCCTTTTGGAAAAATTCAGACGCCTTATCAAAATAAGGCCTTGCCTCGTCGAGGTCAGGGGTCAGAAATGCGAAAGAGGTGTGGGCATTTCCTAGGCACCATAGTGCATCATGCTTCGCGGGGTTTATTTGCAAAGCCTCCTCCAACTTCGAAATCGAATCTAAACAAATATCGTGTTCAATTGCATTCTTATTACAGAAATTAAATtccaattaaaaattaaaataaaacactaACACAGCTTCTAATTAGGGTTTAaagaagcaacaaaaaaaattgatcaaaatTACCATTAATCATGCCCTTCGAATCTGCAAGGCTTTGAAACTGCGATAGTTCGAGCAACGCGCCTCCCCATTTAGTTAAATTCTGCACCGAAATAACAACCGGGTGAGTTTACCATTAAGCATGTAAATTGAAAATCCCTGAAAAACGAAAGCAGATaagaacagagagagagagagagagagagagagaggcacgAACATCGGCATCGAGAGGGTTCTTGGCGTAGTTAACTTCGGCAGTTTTGCGAGTGTGCTCGAAGAGCAAAAGGCGATCGAAGTCGTCCTGAGAGAATTGCATGGCTTTGGATTCAGGTGAGTGACGGCGATTTTGGGGCCAAAAGGTTTGTGGCTCCCTGTCTGGAACTTATTAGGGTTtgcagtttttttattttgtttttttgttttggtaggGGCAGGCAGACAAGTAGAAAACTTCACCTTGCGCGACACACCACGGCAATGCCTAGAACCGCCTTCTTACGATTTTCGTGGTTCACACGTGTGCAATCTGCCACTCGCCCACACTGGTCCCGAGTCCCATTTTCTTCCTTGTTTAGAAACTTTCGGAGATTTATgaaaaaatactagaaaatatCATTGGTTAATATAgatattaagaattaaaattattaattaaataatgataatatgataaattcataattttttatattaaaaaaataaaattaaaagaaaaatcagataatctTTCTacatatataaagtaaaagacagaaaatggtgaaacattcaaaatactaaaaatgccattggttaatacaaatattaagaattgaaattattaattaaatgaggataatatgataaattcacactttttcatattaaaaaaattaaaaattaaaagaaaaatcagataatctatatatataaagtaaaaggcagagaatggtgaaacattcaaaataccagaaaatgccattggttaatgcaaacattaagaattgaaattattaattaaatgaggataatatgataa
The window above is part of the Prunus dulcis chromosome 1, ALMONDv2, whole genome shotgun sequence genome. Proteins encoded here:
- the LOC117615115 gene encoding mitochondrial import receptor subunit TOM20-like; its protein translation is MQFSQDDFDRLLLFEHTRKTAEVNYAKNPLDADNLTKWGGALLELSQFQSLADSKGMINDSISKLEEALQINPAKHDALWCLGNAHTSFAFLTPDLDEARPYFDKASEFFQKAADEDPGNELYQKSLEVTSKAPELHMEIHKQGMGQQILGGGPAAPSSSTKTKTKKSSDLKYDIFGWVILAVGIVAWVGMAKSNMPPPPPR